In Desulfomonile tiedjei DSM 6799, a genomic segment contains:
- the nuoD gene encoding NADH dehydrogenase (quinone) subunit D, with protein MRQELSRESDERRSEPLELNLGPHHPSTHGVFRAIVELDGEIVTDIVPHLGYLHRGYEKACENKQYHQIIPLAERCDYMGASSNSLVYCMTVEKLLDVEVPERAQVVRVMMAELSRIFSHLFWLGTHGHDVGAMTPLFYMLREREEIMNLFELTAGGRLMPNYLRIGGLIRDLEDGFVDKLRAFTEHFDERVDEYETLLTKNPIYVDRTKGIGVLSLEDALAYGVTGPMLRASGLAWDMRKRQPYSGYENYDFDVPVETGCDIYARYLVRVQEMRESNRILKQTLDRLPDGPIRATKPGFIFPPQDDIKIKMEALIHHFMLVVEGVKPPAGEVYQVIESPRGELGCYIVSDGTSKPLRLKWRAPAFVNLEALAKMSKGYFFADLIAILSSIDIVLAEVDR; from the coding sequence ATGCGGCAAGAATTGAGCCGAGAATCGGACGAAAGAAGAAGCGAGCCCCTGGAACTCAACCTCGGACCACACCATCCGAGTACCCATGGTGTTTTCCGGGCGATTGTGGAACTTGACGGTGAAATAGTAACGGACATTGTCCCGCATCTCGGATATCTCCATAGAGGTTACGAGAAGGCCTGCGAAAACAAACAGTACCATCAGATCATACCTCTGGCGGAACGTTGCGATTACATGGGCGCGTCCAGTAATTCGCTGGTCTATTGCATGACTGTCGAAAAGCTCCTGGACGTGGAAGTGCCTGAACGCGCTCAGGTTGTCCGCGTAATGATGGCCGAACTGTCGAGGATTTTCAGCCATCTATTCTGGCTGGGAACTCACGGGCATGACGTAGGAGCCATGACGCCGCTTTTTTACATGCTGAGGGAACGGGAAGAGATAATGAATCTCTTCGAGTTAACGGCAGGTGGCAGGCTCATGCCCAACTACTTGCGGATCGGCGGTCTCATTCGCGATCTGGAAGATGGTTTTGTTGATAAACTCCGGGCATTTACCGAGCACTTCGATGAAAGAGTGGACGAATACGAGACTCTTCTGACCAAGAATCCCATCTATGTCGATCGTACCAAAGGAATCGGAGTTCTCTCTCTCGAAGATGCTCTTGCATACGGAGTCACCGGCCCCATGTTGCGAGCTTCGGGTTTGGCCTGGGATATGCGGAAGCGGCAGCCGTATTCAGGATATGAGAACTATGATTTCGATGTGCCCGTTGAAACCGGTTGCGACATATACGCGCGATATCTCGTACGTGTACAAGAAATGCGAGAAAGCAACCGGATCCTGAAGCAAACGCTGGATCGTCTGCCAGATGGCCCGATCAGGGCCACCAAACCCGGTTTTATCTTTCCGCCTCAGGACGATATCAAGATAAAGATGGAAGCCTTGATCCATCATTTCATGCTCGTGGTCGAAGGAGTCAAACCTCCCGCAGGTGAGGTGTACCAGGTAATAGAATCGCCTAGAGGCGAACTCGGTTGTTATATCGTAAGTGATGGGACTTCAAAACCGCTCCGGCTCAAATGGCGTGCTCCGGCCTTTGTAAACCTCGAGGCACTTGCCAAAATGAGCAAGGGGTACTTTTTTGCGGATTTAATCGCTATTCTCTCCAGCATTGACATCGTACTCGCTGAAGTGGATCGATAG
- a CDS encoding DRTGG domain-containing protein, translated as MTLGSIAEALNLSTKTCRSELNREVEGGYVSDLLSDVIAGAREGDLWITLQLHQNIVAVASLNNLAGIVIVGGREPDSDTLKKAEEQSIPLLVTNMTAYELAGRLYEMGIRRQAS; from the coding sequence ATGACTCTCGGCAGCATAGCGGAAGCGCTCAATCTGAGTACGAAAACCTGTCGCTCCGAGCTGAATCGCGAAGTGGAAGGTGGTTATGTCAGCGATCTTCTGAGCGATGTCATAGCCGGTGCTCGAGAAGGCGATCTTTGGATAACATTGCAGCTCCATCAAAACATTGTTGCAGTTGCTTCATTAAATAACTTGGCTGGGATAGTGATTGTAGGCGGTCGGGAGCCCGACTCGGACACTTTGAAAAAAGCTGAAGAACAAAGTATTCCGCTTCTTGTGACGAACATGACCGCTTATGAACTGGCTGGCAGGCTCTATGAAATGGGAATCCGCAGGCAAGCATCCTGA